One Bacillus sp. FJAT-52991 genomic region harbors:
- a CDS encoding DUF3883 domain-containing protein: MLKWEREALIEAGRPDLAERVKHTSVIEGDGAGYDIFSFTPDGKPKCIEVKTTTGGENTPFMMTINELAFSQKEPDHYVLYRLYNFNRHTNSADCYVLNGDISVQRELVATQYKVY, encoded by the coding sequence GTGCTTAAATGGGAAAGGGAGGCTCTAATCGAAGCTGGCCGGCCAGATCTAGCAGAGAGAGTGAAACACACTTCTGTAATTGAAGGGGATGGAGCGGGCTACGATATTTTTTCTTTTACACCTGATGGAAAACCGAAATGCATAGAAGTAAAAACGACTACTGGTGGGGAAAACACCCCTTTTATGATGACTATTAATGAATTGGCATTTTCTCAAAAGGAGCCGGATCATTATGTTTTATATCGCTTGTATAACTTTAATCGGCACACAAATTCTGCCGATTGTTATGTGTTAAACGGTGACATTTCAGTCCAAAGAGAGCTAGTTGCTACACAGTATAAAGTTTACTAA